Proteins from a genomic interval of Danio rerio strain Tuebingen ecotype United States chromosome 4, GRCz12tu, whole genome shotgun sequence:
- the LOC137490924 gene encoding uncharacterized protein has product MVFIKEESEDVKIEETFTVKQEDLQEQTDRIEENEGRKEEEHHVKIEKKTHLQTDGILKRRDKNRFTCTQCGKSFGRKGYLKIHMMIHTGEKPFTCTQCGKSFNRSSSLNKHIKIHTGEKPFTCTQCGKSFNQSSSLNNHIKIHTGEKPFTCTQCGKSFNQSSSLNNHMKIHTGEKPFTCTQCGKSFNQSSYLNLHMRIHTGEKPFTCTQCGRSFNRSSSINKHMKIHTGEKPFTCTQCLKSFNRSSHLNNHMKIHTGEKPFTCTQCGKSFSQSTYLNKHMRIHTGEKPFTCTQCEKSFNQSSSLNKHMKIHTGEKPFTCTQCGRSFNQSSHLNSHMNIHTGEKPFTCTQCGKSFNQSSSLNKHIKIHTGEKPFTCTQCGKSFNQSSSLNNHMKIHTGEKPFTCTQCGKSFNQSSYLNLHMRIHTGEKPFTCTQCGRSFNRSSSLNKHMKIHTGEKLFTCTQCGKSFSQSTYLNKHMRIHTGEKPFTCTQCGKSFNQSSSLNKHIKIHTGEKPFTWTLCGKSFSQSSSLNLHIMSHTGEKLFMSNHLV; this is encoded by the exons atggtgtttattaaagaggagagtgaagatgtgaagattgaagaaacgttcacagtcaaacaggaagatctgcaggaacaaacag accgaattgaagagaatgaggggagaaaagaggaggaacatcatgtcaaaattgagaaaaaaactcatttacagactgatggtattttgaaaaggagagacaagaatcgtttcacctgcactcagtgtggaaagagttttggaagaaaaggctatcttaagattcacatgatgatccacactggagagaaaccattcacatgcactcaatgtgggaagagtttcaaccgatcatcatcccttaataaacacataaaaatccacactggagagaaaccattcacatgtactcagtgtgggaagagtttcaaccaatcatcatcccttaacaATCACATaaaaatccacactggagagaaaccattcacatgtactcagtgtgggaagagtttcaaccaatcatcatcccttaacaatcacatgaaaatccacactggagagaaaccattcacatgtactcagtgtgggaagagtttcaaccaatcatcataccttaatctacacatgaggattcacactggagagaaaccattcacatgcactcagtgtggaaggaGTTTCAACCGATCATCATccattaataaacacatgaaaatccacactggagagaaaccattcacatgcactcagtgtttgaagagtttcaaccgatcaTCACATCTTAATAAtcacatgaaaatccacactggagagaaaccattcacatgtactcagtgtggaaagagtttcagccaatcaacataccttaataaacacatgaggatccacactggagagaaaccattcacatgcacccagtgtgagaagagtttcaaccaatcatcgtcccttaataaacacatgaaaatccacactggagagaaaccattcacatgcacccagtgtgggaggagtttcaaccaatcatcacaccttaacaGTCACATGAatatccacactggagagaaaccattcacatgcacccagtgtgggaagagtttcaaccaatcatcatcccttaataaacacataaaaatccacactggagagaaaccattcacatgtactcagtgtgggaagagtttcaaccaatcatcatcccttaacaatcacatgaaaatccacactggagagaaaccattcacatgtactcagtgtgggaagagtttcaaccaatcatcataccttaatctacacatgaggattcacactggagagaaaccattcacatgcactcagtgtggaaggaGTTTCAaccgatcatcatcccttaataaacacatgaaaatccacactggagagaaactattcacatgtactcagtgtggaaagagtttcagccaatcaacataccttaataaacacatgaggatccacactggagagaaaccattcacatgcacccagtgtgggaagagtttcaaccaatcatcatcccttaataaacacataaaaatccacactggagagaaaccattcacatggactctgtgtgggaagagtttcagccaatcatcatcccttaatctacacatcatgagccacactggagagaaactattcatgtctaatcatcttgtttaa
- the LOC137490939 gene encoding uncharacterized protein yields MAFIKEESEDVKIEETFTVKQEDLQEQTDLIEENKGSKEEEHHVKIEEKTHLQTDGILKKRDENRFTCTQCGRNFGRKGDLKIHMRIHTGEKPYICTQCGKSFSISSNLNQHMRIHTGEKPFTCTQCGKSFSQSSHLNYHMMIHAGEKPSTCSQCGKSFSCLSHLNKHMRIHTGEKPFSCTQCGKSFRHSLFLKQHMRIHTGEKPFTCTLCGKSFSQSSSLNHHMRIHTGEKPYTCTQCRKSFRRSSSLKEHMRIHSGEKPFTCTRCGKSFIQSSQLNRHMRIHTGEKPFTCT; encoded by the exons atggcgtttattaaagaggagagtgaagatgtgaagattgaagaaacattcacagtcaaacaggaagatctgcaggaacaaacag atctaATTGAAGAGAATAAGGGGAGTAAAgaagaggaacatcatgtcaaaattgaggaaaaaactcatttacagactgatggtattttgaaaaaaagagacgaaaatcgtttcacctgcactcaatgTGGAAGGAATTTTGGAAGAAAAGgcgatcttaagattcacatgaggatccacactggagagaaaccatacatatgcactcagtgtgggaagagtttcagcatatcatcaaaccttaatcaacacatgaggatccacactggagagaaaccattcacatgcactcagtgtgggaaaagctttagccaatcatcacaccttaattaCCACATGATGATCCACGCTGGAGAGAAACCATCCACATGCTcacagtgtgggaagagtttcagttgCTTATctcaccttaataaacacatgaggatccacactggagagaaaccattctcatgcactcagtgtgggaagagtttcagacactcattatttcttaaacaacacatgaggatccacactggagagaaaccattcacatgcactctctgtgggaagagtttcagccaatcatcatcccttaatcaccacatgaggatccacactggagagaaaccatacacttgcactcagtgtaggaagaGTTTCAGACGCTCATCATCTCTTAAAGAACACATGAGAATCcactctggagagaaaccattcacatgcactcggtgtgggaagagtttcatacaATCATCACAACTTaaccgacacatgaggatccacactggagagaaaccattcacttgcacctAA